Part of the Rhinolophus sinicus isolate RSC01 linkage group LG14, ASM3656204v1, whole genome shotgun sequence genome is shown below.
AGTGATCTTCATAGCTCTACTCTTAAAAATCCAATGACATTTCCTTTGCCTAAATTATTAGTTTGTCTTTGTACCACCAAAGATATTACCAATTATTTTCTCCTCAAGGatctcatgttttaaaagaacGTGTCTGTCAAATAATACTGATTGTTCTcccacttttattaaaaatagagtaTATACTGGAATTGACTATCAAAGTTCTCATTATCATAAAAAAATCCAAGAATCTATACTAAGTTGATATAATTCCAACCTAGCAATCTGATTCCAACAGAGTAAAACTACTTGATTTTCTAACTTGTAAAACTGCATTACAGAGAAAATAGCTTAGAAAAATCATTAAGAACTTAATGCTCCTAAACACCTGCCAGGAAAGCCAATAGGTGTATCTGTGAAAAGCAACGATCAATATATACTTGGCTAGAAAATTAAGTGGTAAGCCATTTAAACACACACCACTCTAATGATTGTCAAGTCCAAACTCACTCCTAATAAATTTCAGGGTATTAATGGGAAAATGAGTTACTTATAGTTTGATAGACTAAATCTTTCAAAGAATGGTATccataagagaaaacatttgctgtTTTCAAGGACCAAGGGGTTAGGTGCCAGAATGGCTGAGAGCCACTGGCACAGAGTTAGCGAGAATACAGCACAGAACTCCCATGTGGAGGAGGAATAAATGACACCCACCTCACCAGGCAGGCTCAGTTCCTTACATAGCTGTATTCCCATTTGGGGGAAGAGCTAGCTAATTATAAGAGGATCAGAAcctttttgttgtttagatttaGCTGTACTGGTGGGAAGGAAAGGGCTTGTTGACTAGAAAATTTTGGGGATCGCGGTAACTTTGCACAGTGATAGTGCAAGTAAGAGAAATCCAGTCCAGGTCAAAATTCCAGTGGCTAGAATCTGGGCAACTATGGCAGCTACTCCTCACCATCTAGTCTTCATCCAATGCCTTCTTCGAGTTTGAGATTTGAAGTAGAAAGTTCTGAGTTATATGATGAAAGTAGAGTCCAGGACCAGGTTAGGTCAGTAACCAAAGCAAGGAAAACCTTCTAAGGTCATATTGGTCCTAATCTGCCAAGAGTTGGATTTAGAAATTTGTAAAAACCTTCTAAGGTCATATTGGTCCTAATCTGCCAAGAGTTGGGCTTAGAAATTTGTAAGAATGGGCAAGAATGAGACGGCAGAGCAATGGACTCACGAAAAACCTCTTATGCTAGATCCAGCTTTGCATCTCagccttttggttttgtttgctctAATGCtctggaatttttttcaaatactgaagGCAGAGAATCAGGAATAAGATGAGGGAGTTTTGCTAAGTGAACCAGCCAGGTTTCCTTCACCTTGAAATACGGACTGCTGGATGCTTCATGAAAGACAACTGGCAGGCAGGAATCTTTCAGTGCTTTTCATATTACTCTTAGCAACACACATTTTCTCATCCTCACAGCAGCACACAAGatggggaaaaagaggaaaactccAAGTATCCAAAGTGTCAGTATATAGCAACAATATGAACACATGAACACACCATGTCACTAGCTTACTAAATATACCAAGAACTTCTGAAAGTGCAAATACTTGTTTTACAGGAGGACCAACTGCTGGGAAATTTGCAGCTGAGTACATGAAAGAAGTAGCTCACTTGCTGCAAGATCACAATAtggcaccaaaaataaaaatcctgcTGCTCCAGAGTGTAGCATGTTGGTGTTACTTAAACCCTGTCAGCCAGAGAAGAGCCAAACATCTGCAGTTTATTCCCATTCTCACTGGTATTTTTGATAACAGACTTGAGTCTACCATCAAAAGTGAAATCAACAACCACCTCCTGGTTCAATTTTGGACTTGCTACGTCCTCTCTGTCATGACATGCAATAACTTGTCTTGCATGCAGGAACTTAAAGACTGCAGCAGTTTAAAATACCATCTGCAGATGTTGGCTAGTGAGAATTGGTCTGGATGGCCTGAGAATTTTGCTGAGGTACTGTATTTCCTAATTGGTTTTCACAGGAATTAACTTCTCTAAATCCAGTTCCATGACACAGCTATCTGCAACActggaaaattgaaataataaaagtcaatATATgattcttcagtgttttcttttaggaagCTGAAAACTTCCATATAAATTTCCAGTTACTGCAATAACCAAACTTATGAAAAGCACTGCTGTTTAAAATTACCTCATGGAAATCaactttataaaatgggaattcaTGAGAAGATATATTACCTATAGAACTATGAGGAGCAATGGTTCATTTGGATTAGATGACATTAAGCCAACACACCCAGAAATGCCAAATCCTAACCCAACCTGTTGTAGTGGACACTGACTGGTGCCCCACTTGTATCCTTTCAGCCCTATTTCACTGCAGGTCTTCCAGCTGCCATATCTTGGGGCTGAGGTTGTTTTTATCTACCAGAACATGGTATCATCTATTGCACACCAGGCCGACATTTGATATCTAACTGAAAATCAGACTCATTTAAATTCTTACATTTTTCATCAACTAGGGTCAGTTCCCAGGTGCTAGAAACTTAACATCCATCACCCCAAGTTTCCTCTTGAAATCCATCCCCAAAACTACCCCAAGATTCCTAGGCATGTACTCCCTTTTCTCAAACTACAGTTTGaagttttgtaattttacttaaatggaagcatacagtaGGCACTCTTACCTGGTTTCTCTCAACATCATTGAAACCTACCCAGGTTATATACACCAATCGtcacttttttattgttgagcagTATTCCaatgtatggatatgccacaattCGTTGACTCATTCACTTGCTGATGaacattttggctattacaaataaaatagaaaatttgcagACTAGTCTTCACATGGACATATGCATTCATTTcttaaatacctaggagtgaatgACTGGGTCACATGGAATGTACgttaacttttaagaaattgctGAACATTTCTATAGCATCTATAGTATTTAACACTGCCACTAGCACTGCAGGAGTACCCATTGCTTCACATCCTTGACACTTGGTATGATcacattgttttttaaactttagccATTCCAATAGTTACACAACAATATCTCACTGTAGGTTTAATTTGAACTTTCCTAATGACTGGTCATgttgacatcttttcatgtgcttactcgctaactgtatatattctttggtgaagtgtccaAATCTTCCCccaactttaaaaataaggttGTGCACTTATTGAGGTGTAAGAACTCTTTACAGATACAAATCCTTTGCtgaatgttttgcaaatattttctcccagcctgtgctttgtcttttcattctcttacaAGTCTTTCAAAAAGaagttttttacttttatgaagCCCGATTTACTGATACAGTTCATGCTGTTTGTGTCCCGTTTGAGAAAtctttgccaaatccaaggtcactaagatttttttcctatattttcttctagaagatcAATACTTTTAACTCTTAAATTTTGTaattctcttcctctccccttttgCTCCCTACCACCAAATCCTGGTAATCCACTTTTGGCATTTTCCATTAATACTATTTGCCAAGTTATCCCATTCTACTTAGCTCGTCTCCTTCTAACAGCCTCTCAGCCGATTTCCCCCTACCCCAACccagattttaattatttttgtattatggtaaaaaaaatacataaaatttagctcttcaatttttttaaaataaattttattagggaatattggggaacagtgtttttttccaggacccatcagctccaagtcgttgtccttcactccagttgtggagggcgcagctcactggcccaggtgggaatcgaaccagcaaccctgttgttcagagcttgcgccaTCTGGCCACCCTTCAATTCTATCTTTAGGCTAGTGGCCAATACCTAAAACAAAGAGCTGCACTgtctaatacagtagccactaatCTCATGTGGCTActtaaatataaactaaaatttcaGTTCCTCATTCACAATAACCACATTTCAATGCTCAACAGCCACGTACAGCTAACTGGTTAtcatactggacagcacagatattTCCAACATCTCAGAAAGTATTATTGAACAATGTTGCTATAGATTAATAAAATCttccagttttttggttttttttttattggggaaggggaacaggactttatggggGAATAGTGTGaccttccaggacttttttttcccaagtcaagttgttgtcctttcaatcttagttgtggagggcgcagctcagctccaggtctagttgctgttgctacttgtagggggcgcagcccaccatcccttgcgggagtcgaaccggcaaccttgtagttgagagcccactggcccatgtgggaatcgaaccggcagcctttggagttaggagcacggagctccaactgcctgagccactgggctggccccaatAGCTTCCAGTTGAAGCATTTAGTTCAGGCACTATAATCAAggttttaatcctcacaatgacacTGAGGTAGACTTTATATCAAtattagaaataagaaagggggtggccaattagctcagttggttagagcgtggtgctaataacaccaaagtgtTGCTGGTtcaataccagcctgggccactgtgagctgcgccctccttaaaaacaaataaacaaaaaaaaacaatatatggtgatggaaaaataactgactctgggtggtgaacacacaatgtgatatataatgtaatacagaattgtacacctgaaatctatgtaactttactaaccattgtcaccccggtaactttaattacaaaaaaaaacaaagaaaaagctcTATAAGGACAAGTAACTTGCCTAACGTAATCCTTTAATACTTGACATTGTTCTTTAGTGTAAATTTATACAAAGGTACTTGTATACTTCTCACAGAACATATTCAATCCCACTGCTGTATACTTTGCAATTTCCCTTTGTCTTCTTCTTCCTTCAGAACAATACATATGGGGAACCCCTAATTAATTTCACCTCTCTTATTTCTTAGTCtcacaccacaaacacacacacacacacactttgtaaTATACCAAATATGACATGTGTGAAAATTTCAGAACCCTCAGCTATTCCTGCAACTCTTAATTGGATTTTTACCTGTGCCTCACTATGCTTCCTAGAGAATTATCACCATTTTAAGCTTCCAAGAATGTGACCATGCCAGCCAGTTGAGCTTTGATAAGGCTAATCACGTTCACTTGGGAGCTTTTGAAACCAGATTCTCACACTCCCGTTACCAAAACTACTCAGGAAGAGTATCTGGTCACAGGGGTCTGGAAATTAAGTTCCCAAAATGAGCTTGAGACACAACCAGATTTGGCAGTAAAAACTCAACTATTTCAGTCTAAAGAGGGATACATTCATTTTCTCCTTGTCTCCTCCAAAATAACAGAAGAATACacagaaaacaatataaaaccaTAGAAATAGACACATTTTCTACATAGGCTCCTTGGACTTCGTTCTTCCAAGATACACATAATGCTCAATAGGAGACAAgtttatttattgtataattcTCATGTGTGACATCTGAGAAAATGCTACATAAAACATCACGGGttaaaaatacatagtatttgtattttattgcgATAATAGGGTCCCAGGAGTCAAACAAGGAAGTTTGATTTCAAGTTTGCATAAGTTATGTGCCTGCTacaaagaactataatggaggtaaaACTTGGCAGTGTAATTTCTCAAGAGTCAAATATCAATGAATTTCATGTACATGGTTTTGCATCTGTGGAGGAAGATACAATTTCTTCAGCACATGTACCAACTTCCAAGTCTTCCACTTCAGAATCCTcaccagcttctccctcagaATCAAATTCCTGACTATCCGGTGATTCGAAGTTATCCAGAGGTTCACCTTTCAGTCTCttttaaataaaccaataatTTATTGCAAAAACTTTAAAACCCAAGTCCATTATCAGATGCTAATATAACTGACCCTGGATGTTGTAATGAGGTACTTTTCATATCTCTCAATTAAATTTACTTACCAATAATCAAGTATTATGTCAAGTCTCTACCACGCTAGATCATATTTAAGTAAAGTCATTGGGCTTTATAAATTGATCATTTTTTTACAGCGCTGACATGCTTTCAGAGTACAAATGAAATCAGTACTTCTCAAACTATCTGCAGTGAAGGACCAGGTTTCCTAATTTCCTAATCTGCTGTGCACCAACACTTTCATGGCAGTTAAAACACCTATTATAGTACTTCCAAATGAAAACCTCAACATTAATTCTGTCACAGCTATAAAATGTAAGCAATTCAGTACAAGAAGTTTTGATTTGAAAATCTTGCAGCCGGCAAGCGCTGCCgcgagctgctgtgagcagccaaccaagACTGGCAACCAACTGTCTCAGCccggggagcgcaaggctcataacaccagcatggaccagggagctgtgtcctacacaagtagactgcgaaacaacagcttgaaccagagagtgtgtgtgtgtgtgtgtgtaggcgggggggggggggtagggggtgcaggagaagtggaagaaagggggaagaaacaaaaaatcttttaTCCCATCTGCAAGATGATTTTCTGCAAACATGAGCTAAGTTTAAGACTTATTTTTTAGGGTAAGACTGGCAAAGTAACAGTCATCAGGCTAATTCTTACACATCAGCTACTTCTAAATTTAAAGTCAGAGTAAGACCACCCAACTTATTTAGTGTATCAATTAACAGTTTTATGAATAACAGTAATTTCACACTGGCATTAATTTAAAACTGTCTAAAACTTTGTCAACTGAAATAcaatattacacatatttttcagacacaattcttttttaatctctACAAGAAAACAGATGttcttaatattattaattattaataaataacacCTAAAGGTTATTGGGCTCTTACTATAAGTGAGGGCACCTCTCTTAACTTTCGTCTATTATAACTCATAATTTTCATAACAAACCTACGAAGTAGGTCCTAttagtctcattttatagacgaggaaaatGAAGCCCTGACAGGATAAATAACCTGCCTGACTCAATAAACTGAACAGTGCCAGGCAGGGAGCAAAGACTGAAAGTCAGGAAATCTGATTCCAGACCCCAAACACGTACTGATCACACTTACTATCTCACTATTATAGAAAAATAGATGATTCTGAATCAGGTGAATGTTAAATACATACCTCTATAACCTCTGCCATATACTGGACATGTTCTGCTACTTCTGCCAATTCTTCATTCTCCTTTTTTAGGCGGGCAATTTCAGTGTccttttgttcaatttctttatgaAGCTATACAACACAAATAAAGTTCAGTATTCCATAGATTTGCTATGCTATAAACCAAATTATATGCCTCCAAGTATATAACTAATGTACACGTCTAGAACCAAGTTCCTAACAAAGGTGTTATCTTTGGCTCTCAATGCAATAGGCTTCTTTTTGTATAATAATTCTGGTAAGAGTTGCCTTCCTAATAAAACTTTTGTTAGGCCAAAATTGAAACTAGTTTATAATGCTATAACCAAATATGCTAAGCAGCAGAAGGaatgtttaaaaactgaaatgttaaaaaatgccACAAATTATATTCAGTACatactttctcattttccttcagtGCTTCATAAAGTGCCTTCCTCCGTTTTTCTGCCATTTCTTTCCAATATTGAGAGGAtggattttctaaaataaattaatgatttacATGTAACTTTGAAAACCACTACTGTTCGATGCTGCTGTAAAAAAACCaataattttttac
Proteins encoded:
- the ARMH2 gene encoding LOW QUALITY PROTEIN: armadillo-like helical domain-containing protein 2 (The sequence of the model RefSeq protein was modified relative to this genomic sequence to represent the inferred CDS: deleted 2 bases in 1 codon) gives rise to the protein MRSRFLDCSVTASGITEAPLAFYTMAKTRVYYVRFWTQICQYFVGLYQCFQRFWSVTVKGLFIKKEEEHIPPAESIFHKEKIVVLGHMLKNKSVAIEKRAQAAYRIGLLTFTGGPTAGKFAAEYMKEVAHLLQDHNMAPKIKILLLQSVACWCYLNPVSQRRAKHLQFIPILTGIFDNRLESTIKSEINNHLLVQFWTCYVLSVMTCNNLSCMQELKDCSSLKYHLQMLASENWSGWPENFAEVLYFLIGFHRN
- the GMNN gene encoding geminin isoform X1 — protein: MNPSMKQKQGIQENVKNSPIPRRTLKMIQPSATGSLVGRENELVKSLSKTKHWNDELTSKTSSSGVVIVPEHSENKNPEGVTQEAFDLMITENPSSQYWKEMAEKRRKALYEALKENEKLHKEIEQKDTEIARLKKENEELAEVAEHVQYMAEVIERLKGEPLDNFESPDSQEFDSEGEAGEDSEVEDLEVGTCAEEIVSSSTDAKPCT
- the GMNN gene encoding geminin isoform X2, translating into MNPSMKQKQGIQENVKNSPIPRRTLKMIQPSATGSLVGRENELVKSLSKTKHWNDELTSKTSSSGVVIVPEHSENKNPEGVTQEAFDLMITENPSSQYWKEMAEKRRKALYEALKENEKLHKEIEQKDTEIARLKKENEELAEVAEHVQYMAEVIEVLATSLKIELKGGQMAQALNNRVAGSIPTWASELRPPQLE